In Mucilaginibacter auburnensis, the genomic stretch GGGAATACATCCAATAATAGGGCTCATCATTTAACAATAATGACGAGAAGGACTGAATTAAATTTACAATTAAAATAACTACAAACAGCTGTACGCCTTTGTCTGTAGATTTCGAGAATATATTTGATCCGGGTAAAACAGACATGGTACTGTTTGCAATTAGTTGAATTTCCTGCCAATCGTTTTTTTAACAAAAGATGCTGCCTGATCAAAAAAGCGCCTGTAGTTTTCCATATCAAATATTGGCGAATCAGTTGCTGCCTTATAAGATAAAAACATACCGATAGGAGTGATCAGAAAAATGGCTATCCAGGCTCCAACAATGCCAGACATGTTTCCTTCGTGTGCAGCTTTTTCGCCAATTGTTTTAATTATGTAGAACAGCAAGAAAAATGCTACGGATATCACCACGGGTAAGCCTAAACCGCCTTTGCGTATTATAGCTCCCATAGGCGCGCCTATGAGGAAAAGTGCCAGGCACGATGCAGAGAGTGTAAACTTTACCTGGTATTGCGCAAATGCGCTGCGTTGATCTTTAACCGGCGCGTCAATAGCTGCGACCCGCATTTTTAACATATCAGTTATAGAGCGTGCTTCGTTTTGAGCGTTGGTTATTGCCTGGAGTTGTTCATTTAATGGTTGTTTCTTAAACCAGTCTGATTGATATGCTATTGCTTTTACGCTATCCGTTGTTGGCTTTTTAGGTAAACTTAAGTATTTGATGTAAGGCGTCATCATCGTATAATTAGTCACCTTGATGCTATCAAGCTTACGATCAAGTATTTTGATGGTGTCTTTTAACAAGCGAATGTTCATCATCTGAAAAGCGCTTTTAAAGGCACTTTCGTCGGTACGTTTTATTGACGTTATGCCGCTGAGATCAAGCTTCTGCGCAGTTGAGGTGAACCTTTGGCGGATAAATACCCGGCGGGGCATATATACGCCACTGCCGGAACCCGAATTTTCTTCGTATCTGATACCATCCTTTAGTTCAATGACTAAAAATTTATCATCAAAAGAGCGGTACATCTTACCCTGTTTGGCTATTACCATAAAAGAGGTGTTCTTGGCAGGATCTTTTGAATAAATAGTTAACCCGTAAAGTGTTTGGCCATCAGGGTCTTTGCGTTGTACACGTATGGTGTTATTAGAAAAACTATTGCTGAAAACTCCCTCGGGCAGAAAGTTAGCTGATTTTTGCTCGCGGGCATCGTATAGTAAAGAATAGTACTTTAAATTGGCGATGGGCAGCATATAATCTGAAAAGAGAAAAGCGCTTACGCTGAGGATACAGACCACGATAAAAATAGGATACATAGCGCGTGTGAGCGATATGCCGGCCGATTTTATAGCCACTAATTCATAATTTTCTCCCAGGCTCCCATAGGTCATGATGGAAGAAAGCAAAACAGACAGCGGTAGCGCCATGGCAACGTTAGTGGCAGACGCATAAGCCATTAACTCAAGGATGATGTACCATTGAAAGCCCTTACCAATCAGATCATCAATGTATTTCCATAGAAATAACATCAACAACAAAAACATCACAATCAAAAACGTGCTTAGAAAGGGCCGTATAAATGATTTGAGCAGTAAGAGGTGGATTTTTTTCACAGTGCAAAATTAGAGAAAATTACTCTTTATGCACCTAAAACGCTTATAAGGTACTGAATCTGATTATCCCATATTAATTTTCTCTCGGCCATGGCATCTTCAGTGGCAAAGTCAGTAACAGCGAGTGCTACGTCATTGGTCAATTCATCCTGAACAATTTCCATTTCAAAATAACATTGGGGCTCGTCATCAATAAATTTGAATCTAACCAGTTTGTTTTCGCGGGCGTTAACCAGTTTTGCTTTTTGCTGTTCGCCATCCCAGGTAAAAGTGTACACCTGTTCGCGGATGTTTACATCATCAGCAAACCATTGTGCTAAGCCATTTGGCTCCAGTAAAAAGGTATATAATATGCGTGGCGACGACTTTATTTCGTACTCAATAGTAAATTTTTTCTTTTCAGACATAGGGGTTTATAATTGATGGCCCGGTTTTGTTCGCCACAATGTTAACATTTTTTCTAAAGGAAACGAATTTCTACTATATTTGCAAACCTTTTTTGAGCGTCACACATCGGCGCCAATAATTGGCGGGGTAGCTCAGATGGTTAGAGCGTAGGATTCATAACCCTAAGGTCGGCAGTTCGATCCTGCTCCCCGCTACTTGAAGATGAGCCTTCGGATATTTTCCGAGGGCTTTTATTTTTAACTCAATTAATCAAAAATTTTACAGCGTTGCGCGCAGTTTTTCGCGTGTAATTATTACTTTTGAAGCGTTAAGCAAAATTTAAAACATGAACCCATTTATTTCAAGAAGCTTTTACGGAGTTATTAACTATGTTACCGCCTTAATTTCAATGGCGTCTCCATGGTTATTTGGATTTGCGCATGTAGGTGGCGCATCATTGTTTTTGCCTATAACAATTGGATGGGTGCAATTAATAATGGCTATATTTAGTAACAACAGCCACGGGTTTATCAAAATATTCCCAATGCCTACACATAATGTGCTTGATGCTTTTTCGGGCTTTATTTTAGCTGTGTCTCCATTTTTATATGGCTTTGCTTTTATTGAGAACGGCGTGTTTTTACCACATTTATTAATCGGATTAACTTTCTTAATAGCAGGGGTATTTACACATGGCTCTCCATTTGTAAACGAAGAAGCACATCAGGAAGTAGTTGGTTGGGATAACCACTAAGATAACTTTCAAACAAAATATACAAGGGCTGTCTCATTAAGAGATGGCCTTTTTTGTTTTATACTTTGTCTTTAAACAATCTTGATAGTATCATAGCAAAGCATAATCATCTTCCATAAGCTGTTGAAATGTTCATAAAAATATATTTTCCGCAGTTTGAAACCTTTTACATTTAACAGAGTCTTAACACTAAAATTAAATGATTATCAGACCTTTGTAAAAACCTTTTAACATGCCTTTTGAATATACATCATACCTTGTTGTTGTAGCGTTGCTTGTGTTGGTGGGCGTATTCTATTTAAGTCCGTATGAGCTTAAAGTTAATGAAGACGAAGACGACGAATAATCGTCGCGCCATACTTATTACTTTCTCGGCTCGGGTAATCTTTACCTGCATTGCATTCCTTTCTTTTTTACCTAATGGCAAAGCGTGAAGTAGATATTGTAATTATATCTGATGTGCATTTGGGCACCTACGGCTGTCATGCTAAGGAGTTACTCAAGTATTTAAAAAGCATTAAGCCTAAAATGCTTATTCTGAACGGCGATATAATTGATATATGGCAATTTAGTAAATCGTATTGGCCCGAAACCCACATGAAAGTGGTTAGGCGCATACTGAAGTTTGTTACCGATGGTATTCCGGTGTATTACTTAACCGGTAACCACGACGAGATGTTACGGAAATTTGCAGATATGAACCTCGGCTCCTTTCAATTATTAAATAAACTTCTTTTAAACATTGATGGCAAAAAGGCCTGGATCTTTCATGGGGATGTTTTTGACGTTACCATGCAGCACTCGAAATGGCTGGCTAAGTTGGGCGCTATAGGTTATGATTCGCTTATACTGTTAAATAGTTTTACCAATTGGTTACTTACAGCCATGGGGCGGGAGAAAATGAGTTTCTCAAAGAAGATCAAAGCTAAGTTTAAAGACGCCGTTAAGTTCATCAATCAGTTTGAACAAACTGCTGCAGATCTTGCGGTTAGCAAAGAATATCAATACGTTATTTGTGGACACATACACCAGGCCGAGATCAGGGAAATAAGCGCGACAGATAATCCCGGCAAAGTGCTTTACCTTAATAGTGGCGATTGGGTGGAGAATCTAACCTCATTAGAATATCATAATGGTAAGTGGAACATATTCACGTATACGCCCACAGATTTTGAAGATGATAATGACTTTTCTGATGTTTCTGATACGGAAGATCTTGATGCTAAAATGGATGTTAACCTATTGTTGGAGCGTTTCAGAAAAGAAGCTCATTAATTATTTACAAGGTTTATCATATTTTTCAGGTTACCCTAAACATTTTCTACTTTTAGGGCCACGGAGCGGACACGCGTCAACTCAAAAACAGGTAACGTAATGAAAATATTATTTGCTATACAGGGCACAGGTAACGGGCACATCAGTCGCGCCCGCGAAATTGTACCGCTGTTACAGCAATACGGTGAACTTGACCTTTTGGTAAGCGGTACCGAGGCAGAAGTTTCCCTTTCGCAACCACTTAAGTACCGTTATCACGGTTTTAGTTTCGTTTTTGGTACCAATGGTGGCGTTGATAAGTGGGCTACCTTCAAAATTATGGATCTGCCACAACTTTGGCGAGACATGCGTAACCTGCCGCTTGAACAATATGACCTGATAGTTAATGATTTTGAACCGGTGAGTGCTTGGGCTTGCAAAATGCGGGGCATACCATCTGTTTCATTAAGCCATCAATGCGCTTTTGTCTCAAAAAACACACCTCGCCCTCGTAAATGGCATTACGGAGAATGGTTGTTCAAGCATTACTCACCAACTACCCATCACATAGGTTTTCACTTTGAGCGGTATGATAATTTTATACATACGCCTGTTATACGTAGTGGCATCCGCAGCATGGCAACAAGCAACCAAGGCCACTACACAGTTTATTTGCCCGCTTATGATGATAAGAAGCTGGCACAGCATCTATGCAAGGTAAAGAATACCCAGTGGCATATTTTTTCAAAGCGGCAAAAAACGCCTTATCAGTTAGATAACGTTAATATTTTTCCGGTAAGCAACGAAGCGTTCAATGCCAGTTTGGCATCGTGCGAAGGATTGTTAACGGGCGGTGGATTTGAAGGCCCGGCCGAAGCGCTTTTTCTTCAGAAGAAGGTAATGATGATACCAATGCAAGGCCAGTATGAGCAAAAATGTAACGCATTAGCTGCATCACGCCTCGGTGTCCCAGTAGTTCCTGCAATAGGGAATAAATTTGCGGAACACGTAGCAAAATGGGTGCATCAAGATGAGCGTGTATTTGTAAACTTTCCTGACGAGACTGCCCAGATAGTTGATGGTATGGTAAAGCGTTACAGCAGACGGTAATATTCGCACCGTTCGTACCAAACTCTAATCATCAAATAGAAATCTCTAAAAAATGCGCTAATATTGCGGCATGATCAATCTGTTCAGAACATATAACCCGCTTAATGCAATATGGCTGGCGGTTTTATTGATCATTTTACGCCTGGGCTATATTATTGATGCCCCTGATCAGATCCAGTTTATATTTGTAGAGCCCTTTGCACGGCTACTTATCCCCGCTGATTATGAGTTTGCGCTATCGCCAATGATGAATATATCGCTGGCAGGAGTGCTTGTTTTTCTACAGGCGCTATGGTTCAATTCAATGGTTAACAGCTTTAATCTTCTTGGCAAACCCACCTTTTTACCTGCTTTGATGTATGTTGTACTTAGCGCTTTGTTTGTTCCTTTTTTAACATTAAGCGCACCGCTTATTTGTAATTTCCTGATATTAGCAATGCTTCAGAAGCTATTTGCCACTTACAAAATTCCCGACGCGAAATCTGTTGCTTATGATCTGGGAATGATTGTAGCGCTTGGTGCATTAATTTACCTGCCATTTATTTTTATGTTTATTATAATATGGGCAGGTTTGGTGGTTTTCCGCCCGTTTAATTGGCGTGAGTGGGCAGCAGCCGTTATAGGCTTTGCCACTATATTCTTTTTTTTAGCGGTTATTTATTATCTTACAGATAGGCTACCATTATTTGTAAAAATATGGCTTCCGCTCGCATCTGCTTTCCCAACCACTATTCACATAAGTTCATACAACTACCTGGTGTTAGTGCCGGTAGCTGTAATATTGCTGCTCTGCTTTTTAAAGGTTAGTCAGTTGTTTTTTAGGAGCTATGTGCAAACCCGAAAATCCTTTCAACTTTTGCTGGTGCTTACCATTGTTGCAGGGTTATCATTTTATATCAAAAAAGAGTTTCATCTGGAACATTTTTTATTGTGCGCCCTGCCTTTGGCGATTTTTTTCTCCTATTACTTTTTATATGCATCCAAGCGCTGGTTTTACGAAAGTTTATTTGTTTTACTGGTTGCAAGCATCATTTATTTCCAGTTTAACACTTTTTAACTTTTATATGCGTTCAAATTTGAGCGGTTATATTAGTTTTGTAGCATGAAGTTTGGCGTAGTTATATTCCCCGGTTCCAATTGCGATGAAGATATCATCCATGTGTTAGAAAAAATAATGGGTCAGCAGGTGGTTCGCCTGTGGCATAAAGATCATGATCTTCAAGGTTCTGATTTTATTATTTTGCCGGGAGGCTTTTCATTTGGTGATTACCTGCGCTCAGGTGCTATAGCCCGTTTTTCACCAATTATGCAAGAAGTTATTCAATTTGCTGCTAAAGGTGGCAGGGTAATGGGAATTTGCAACGGTTTCCAAATTTTGACCGAAGCAGGGTTATTACCTGGCGCTTTGCTTCATAATGAGCACCGTAAGTTTATTTGCCGCAATACTTATATAAAACCTCAAACTGCCAATGCGTTGGTTACTGCGCAAATTGATCAGCAACGAGCACTTAAAATACCTATAGCGCATGGTGAAGGGAATTATTTTGCCGATGCGGATTTACTTAAAAAACTGAATGATAATGATCAGGTATTGTTCAGGTATTGTGATGAAGCAGGTAATATAACTACCGATGCTAATCCTAATGGTTCAGTTGAAAATATTGCAGGTGTTTGTAACTCTGAGCGTAACGTGTTTGGCTTTATGCCTCACCCTGAGCGTGCAGCCGATAGCTTACTGGCTAACGAAGATGGGTTAGCCATATTTGAATCTATCGTGTCAATAGCACGTGCCTAATGGCCAACCTGGTTATTGATATTGGCAATACACAAACTAAACTTGCTGTGTTCAGCCATAATGAAATGATCGATAGCCAGCGTTACCAATACATTGACACTAACGCAATTTCTACTGTTTTAAAAAAGTACCGCATAGATAAGGCCATTGTTTCCTCTGTAAAAAGAGGGCCGCAAGACTGGGAAAATGATTTAAAGGGCCAGGTAAAGGTGTATAGCTTTGATTCCGACTTTGTAAAAAGTATTCACAATCATTATCGTACACCGCAAACATTAGGTGCAGATAGATTGGCAGCGGTGGTTGGAGCACATAACTTATACCCCAAAACTGATAACCTGATTATTGACGGTGGTACTTGTATAACATATGATTGGGTTGATGCCGGAGGGAATTATTTCGGAGGCAGCATATCGCCGGGCTTAAATATGCGTTATAAAGCGCTGAACCATTACACCGGAGCTTTGCCTTTGCTTAACGAAAATAAAGAATTCAACAGTAGTTATGGCGACGATACTGCAACTGCAATAACATCTGGCGTACAAAACGGAATAAAGTATGAACTGGTTGGCTTTATAGACAGTTATTCTAAGCCAGACCAAAAAATGAATATTATACTAACAGGCGGCGATAATGTTTTTTTTGATACGCTATTGAAAAATAGCATCTTTGCCCCCTATATAAAAAAAGAACCTAACCTGGTTTTAAAAGGTTTAAACGCAGCCATTGAGCATAATGACTAAATACATAAAATTTTTATTACTGTTTTTACTTGCGGGTATAATGCTTGATGCAAGTGCACAGTCAACAGCTACCACCAGTTCGCCGTACTCACGTTATGGCATTGGCGATTTAAACCCCGGTGTGTTACCACAAAACATGGCTATGGGCGGTATTGCAACAGCAATTGATCGCATTAATGGCTATAGCCAGGTAAACCCGCTCAACCCGGCATCGTATTCGGCAATAGGTTTAACCACAATTGATGTTGGTTTATACGCAAGCATATTTTCCCTTAATCAAACCGGGCAAACCTCACAGCGAGATGCTAACTTCCGTTTAAGTCATTTAGCTTTTGGTATTCCAATATCGCGTGGCTCGGCATTAGCTTTTGGTTTAATGCCTTACAGTGAGGTTGGATATAACTATACCAGAACGCTTAACCGCGGTTTTAATTCAACACCGGCGTCTCCTGCAGATACCAATTTAACCAATTTAAGTTACCGTGGTGAAGGAGGCCTGTCTAAAGCATTTTTAGGTTACGGTTTTACCATTGCCCGTAATTTAAAGCTGGGTGCTAACATATCATACATCTTTGGTAATTTAAAGCAACTTAATATAACAGAGTTTCCTAACCTGTACGGCGTTTTAAATTCCCGGGACGAGAAAAGTTATTCTGTTGGTGGAGTTAACTATGATTATGGCGCGCAATATCAGTGGAACCTTTCACTTACCCGCCGCATAATTTTTGGCTACTCGGCTCAGGCTCAATCTGCTCTTAATTCTCAAAAAAGCCATATTGTTAGCCACTACAGAACCGACGGATCAGGCAACGAAAGTTTGCCAACCGATTCGATCATAAATATACAGGGCGCTAAAACTAAATTGCAGTTACCAAATGTTCATCATTTTGGCATATCTTATCAGCGTGACCAGAAGTTTTTGGTTGGTGTTGATTACACCATGGGTAACTGGTCTGCATTGACCATAGATGGTGCTAATGCAGGTATGTCAAACAGCAAAACGCTTAATTTAGGCGGACAGATAACGCCTAATGCTAACTCTATTAACAGTTATTGGGCTACTGTAGACTATCGTGCGGGATTAATACTTGATCAAACCTACTTTAACGTAAATAATGTAACCGGTGGCGGACAAACTAATATAAAATCTTACGCTGCCACCTTTGGCTTTGGTTTGCCTTTGCGCGCTGTTAACGGAACAAGTTTCTACAAAATAAATCTGGCTGCCGAAATTGGCCGTCGCGGTACCCTTACAAACGGACTGGTACAGGAAAATTATTTCAAAATACGTATTGGCTTTACACTTAACGACAGGTGGTTCCAACGTTATAAATTTGACTAATTGTTATGCAATCTCATTTCCCAAAATCTTTATGGCGTAGGTTTTTGCCTGTATTGACTTTGGGTGTGCTAAGTATTGCTGCCTGCGAGAATGACCTGGATGTAATCAAAAAAATAGCCAACATGAACTCTGGTTTGGCTATTGATACTACACGTGGGGTAGATGTTATTTACAGCGACTCTGCAATAGTAAAAGGTAGATTGCAAACCCCCTTACTGATAAAATACTCTGTAGAAAAACCTTACGATATAATGCCTGATGGTGTTAAGGTGATTTTTTTTGATAAGAATGGCAAGGAAGAAGGTACAATTGTAGCGGATTCGGCTGTTCAGTTAGAGAATGAAAGCATTACCAAGTTTTACAAAAATGTTGTGGCAACAACTGTTAAAGGCGACACATTTAAATCTGACGAGTTGATATGGGATCAGCCCAAAAAGATAATTTACTCCAATAAACCTGTTGAGATACATACTGCCGATGGTAACGTATTTAACGGCGTTAGTTTTAAAAGCGACGATAAGTTGGAGAACCCCGAAATACAGTCTGGTACAGGTGCAGGATATGTATCAGAAAATCCGATGCAATAGCCTTATTTTGAGATGAAAAAATGTATTATATAATTTTACCAAAAATTGTATCTTGCGCCCTCTTTTTATAGAAGTAAGTTAAAAAAAATATTATAGATCAATATGGGTATAATGGGTTATCTGCGCGAGCGGATGGGCAAAATAGTAGCAGGTGTAATAGGTATATCACTGATAGCGTTTGTTATAACCGAAGTAGTACAATCGGGCGGCTCTTTTTTTAGAGACGATAACAGTACAATAGGTGAAGTATACGGTGAGAAAATACCTTACCAGGAATTTAATGAAACTGTTGAGCAAAACAGCAATCAGTTTAAAGAGCAATCGGGTGGTGCGCTTTCTCCGCAAATAACTGCATACATACAGGAAAACACCTGGAACCAGATGCTAAGCAAAGCTATGATAAGCCATGAGGCTGATGCTGTTGGTTTACAGGTAACAGGCGATGAGTCGCAAGCCATGATCAGCGGTAGCAATCCAAGCCCTGAGATTGTTCGTGCTTTCACCAACCCTCAAACCGGACAGTTTGATCGCGCCAGCTTAACTTCAACAATCAGTAAATTGCGTGTTACTCCTGATGTTGATCCTCAAAAACAAAGATGGAAAAAGTTTGTGCAGGAACTGGTAGAGAACAAACTTGCCGAAAAATACATGACCGGTATTACTAACGGTTTATACGTAAACTCTTTAGAGGCAAAAGATGATTATGAGGCAAAAAACAAATTAGCTAACTTTAAATACGCTGTTTTAGATTACCAAAGTGTTCAGGATAGTAAGGTTACTTTAACTGATGCCGATTACAGCAGCTATTATGAAGAGCATAAAAACGAGTTTAAAAACCAGCAGGAAACACGCGGCATTGAGTTTGTAACTTTTAATGGTGCTCCATCTAAAGCTGACTCTGCTGCAGTTAAAGCTTCAATTGAGAAATTAAAGCCTGAGTTCAGTGCTTCAACTAACGATTCTCTTTTCGTTCAGATCAATTCTGAAACCAAGCAACCATTTGCTTACAGAAAGAAAGGCGAACTGGGTAGCGGCCTTGACTCGGTAATGTTCAACGCGGCACCAGGCTTTGTTTATGGTCCGTATACTGAAAATGGTCATTACGCTTTGGCAAAATTGATTGACTCAAGAGTTGGTCCGGATTCTGTAACTGCTAAGCACATACTTTTAGCACCAGGCGACGGAATTAAAAAGGCAGATTCATTAAAGGCGTTAATTCAGGGAGGTAAATCATTTGCAGAAATGGCAAAGATGTACTCTATGGATCAAGGCTCTGCAGCTAAAGGCGGAGATGTTGGAACATTTGCACGTGGTGCAATGGTACCGGCTTTTGAAGACGCGGCATTTAATGGCAAACCCGGCGATTATAAAATAGTGACCTCACAATTTGGTGTTCATTTAATTTATATTGTTGCTCAAAAGGGCTCGTCAAAAGTTGTTAAGGTTGCGGTGGTTGACAAACCATTAAATGCAAGCAGCGAGACCCAATCTGCTGCTTACAGCAAAGCGCAACAATTCCTGATCAATGTTAATGACGGCGATTTTAATGCGCAGGCTAAAAAGGCAGGCTTAGAAGTTAAAAATGCTGATGATGTTACCGGCTCTGCTGCTTCTCTTCCTGGCTTGGAAAGTGCGCGCGAACTGGTACGTTGGGCATTCAATGCTGAAAAAGGCGATGTTTACGATCAGGTTTATACATCTGGCGATCAATATGTGGTTGCACGGTTAACCGCTATAAAACCTCAAGGCATATTACCGCTTGACGCAGTTAAAAAACAAATTGAGCCGATGGTAAGAGTTCAGGTTAAAGCTAAAATGCTTACCGACAAATTTAACGGTGCTTTAAGCGGTGCTGCTACTATAGAACAAGCAGCTCAAAAAGCTGGTGCAACCGTAAATGCTGTTCAAAATATAGTTCTGGCTAACCCGGTTATTCCAGGTGTAGGTGCAGGTCCGGAGTACAAGTTGATCGGAACCATCTTCGGTTCGCAGGTTAATAAACTGTCAAAACCTGTTCAAGGTCAGCAGGGTGTATTTATTTTCTCTGTTAACAGTTTTGTTAATCCTGCTGCTTTAGCAAATAACATAACACAAAAACAACAGTTGTTGCAAGGCTTGGTTCAACGTTCGCAAGGTGAAGCCCTTGAAGCGCTGAAAAATAAGGCCAATGTAAAAGATTACAGAGCACGCCTGTTATAGTATTATTTTAAAGTAATTTTGCATCCGGGAACGTTTTATGCGTTTCCGGATTTTTTGTTTAAAGAGAAATGGATATACAGGAAAATATTGTAAATAAAGTTGCTCAAAGCGGGCTGGCTACCTTGGATCCGGCCGACTTTTATACTCCAGGCGAACGTGTGGTATATGATATAAAAGATAATCTTTTTCACGGGCTTATATTGCGTGAGAAGGACTTTAGAGATTTTGTTAAGGGACACGATTGGAGCCAATACCAGGATAAAAACGTAGCTATAACCTGTACCGCCGATGCTATTGTACCGGCATGGGCTTATCTGCTTTTGGCCAACCGTATGGCACCTTATGCCAAAGATGTAGTATTTGGCGACGCAGAGGTTTTAGAAACGGTTTTATTTGTAAAAGCTATACAAAGCCTTGACCCCGAAAAATATCGGGATCAACGGTTGGTTATAAAAGGTTGTGGTGATGTTGATATCCCTGTTTCAGCTTACGTAGAATTAGGCAAAAAGCTAACACCTGTAGTTAAAAGCCTTATGTTTGGCGAGCCTTGTTCAACGGTGCCTATTTATAAGCGAAAAGACTGATTGGGTGGGCTCTGAACTCAAAATATTAAACTATTAAGCGTATTTATGGTCTTAATAACAAACGGCAATTAAACGCCTGGTTTGAAAAACATCAATGATGAAAAGATACATTATTACCATAATACTTTTTGCAAGCTGTTATACGCTTGCCTTAGCGCAGGAACTTAAAGCTACAAGCGAGCCTGTTTTTAAACCGGGGGAG encodes the following:
- a CDS encoding peptidylprolyl isomerase, with translation MGIMGYLRERMGKIVAGVIGISLIAFVITEVVQSGGSFFRDDNSTIGEVYGEKIPYQEFNETVEQNSNQFKEQSGGALSPQITAYIQENTWNQMLSKAMISHEADAVGLQVTGDESQAMISGSNPSPEIVRAFTNPQTGQFDRASLTSTISKLRVTPDVDPQKQRWKKFVQELVENKLAEKYMTGITNGLYVNSLEAKDDYEAKNKLANFKYAVLDYQSVQDSKVTLTDADYSSYYEEHKNEFKNQQETRGIEFVTFNGAPSKADSAAVKASIEKLKPEFSASTNDSLFVQINSETKQPFAYRKKGELGSGLDSVMFNAAPGFVYGPYTENGHYALAKLIDSRVGPDSVTAKHILLAPGDGIKKADSLKALIQGGKSFAEMAKMYSMDQGSAAKGGDVGTFARGAMVPAFEDAAFNGKPGDYKIVTSQFGVHLIYIVAQKGSSKVVKVAVVDKPLNASSETQSAAYSKAQQFLINVNDGDFNAQAKKAGLEVKNADDVTGSAASLPGLESARELVRWAFNAEKGDVYDQVYTSGDQYVVARLTAIKPQGILPLDAVKKQIEPMVRVQVKAKMLTDKFNGALSGAATIEQAAQKAGATVNAVQNIVLANPVIPGVGAGPEYKLIGTIFGSQVNKLSKPVQGQQGVFIFSVNSFVNPAALANNITQKQQLLQGLVQRSQGEALEALKNKANVKDYRARLL
- a CDS encoding DUF2480 family protein, producing the protein MDIQENIVNKVAQSGLATLDPADFYTPGERVVYDIKDNLFHGLILREKDFRDFVKGHDWSQYQDKNVAITCTADAIVPAWAYLLLANRMAPYAKDVVFGDAEVLETVLFVKAIQSLDPEKYRDQRLVIKGCGDVDIPVSAYVELGKKLTPVVKSLMFGEPCSTVPIYKRKD